The following coding sequences lie in one Cloeon dipterum chromosome 1, ieCloDipt1.1, whole genome shotgun sequence genomic window:
- the beta-Spec gene encoding spectrin beta chain isoform X3: protein MTTDISMVRWDPSQQQEIVDDFEYDGGNSSSRLFERSRIKALADERESVQKKTFQKWVNSHLVRVNCRIGDLYVDMRDGKMLIKLLEVLSGERLPRPTKGKMRIHCLENVDKALQFLREQRVHLENMGSHDIVDGNPRLNLGLIWTIILRFQIQDITIEETDNKETKSAKDALLLWCQMKTAGYHNVNVRNFTTSWRDGLAFNALIHKHRPDLIQFDKLSKSNAMHNLNNAFNVAEEKLGLTKLLDAEDVFVEQPDEKSIITYVVTYYHYFSKLKQETVQGKRIGKVVGIAMDNDKMIAEYESLTSDLLKWIEATIDSLGDRNFANSLTGVQTQLAQFSSYRTVEKPPKFVEKGNLEVLLFTLQSKMRANNQKPYTPREGKMISDINKAWERLEKAEHERELALREELIRQEKLEQLAARFNRKASMRETWLSENQRLVSQDNFGFDLGAVEAAAKKHEAIETDILAYEERVQAVVAVSQELEAENYHDIERINARKDNVLRLWNYLLELLRARRARLEMSLQLQQNFQEMMYILDSMEELKVRLLSDDYGKHLMGVEDLLQKHALVEADVNVLGERVKAVVEHSQRFAAEQEDDAGSGYRPSDPSAVVERVQQLESAFTELVRLAVERRLRLEESRKLWQFYWDTADEENWIKEKEQIVSTGDIGHDLTTIHLLLSKHKALENEVNSHEHQLQGVVQTGDELVRQGHFGADRVQERLDELGAAWQHLVQTAAARRRRLEEAVDFHQFFADADDVDIWMLDTLRLVSSEDVGRDEANVQSLLKKHKDVSDELKAYAATVDALKQQAALLGEQDRQSEVVTQRLASIDSRYAELLELAKLRKQRLLDALSLYKLLSEADGVEQWLGEKQRMLATMVPAKDVEDVEIMRHRYDGFDKEMNANASRVAVVNQLARQLLHVEHPDSARIVARQNELNHGWAELRERADAKREELASAHGVQTFHVECRETLLWIEDKKRILQSTDALEMDLTGIMTLQRRLSGMERDLAAIQAKLNSLEAEAQHIELEHPEEAPLVQERITQIRQVWEQLTHMLKERDAKLEDAGDLHRFLRDLDHFQAWLTKSQTEIASEDSPSSLAEAEKLLSQHQSIREEIDNYTDDYTTMMKYGENITAEPSTQDDPQYMFLRERLKALKDGWEELHQMWENRQKHLSESLNLQMFLRDAKQAEVLLSQQEHILSKAETPVNLEQAENMMKRHEAFITTVEANDEKINAVCQFAGRLCDEGHPAADKIQAKAEDIADRRGANRQKALAQLERLRDQLLLRQFLQDCEELGEWVQEKNITAQDETYRSAKTVHSKWTRHQAFEAEIAANKERLLRVQEAGQQLMRDKPEMAELVLPKTQELGAQFSDLESATKEKGERLFDANREVLLHQTCDDIDSWMNDLEKQIEQDDTGSDLASVNILMQKQQMIETQMAVKARQVSELEQQTDYLQRTVPEDKLDEMKLKKASVESRFERLKAPLVERQVQLEKKKEAFQFRRDVEDERLWIAEKMPQATSSELGTSLFNVHMLKKKNQSLRTEIDNHEPRVQLVCSNGRKLIDEDHADAGEFSRLIDDLLQHWQELRDALEARRTRLLRSERVQQYLFDAGEAEAWMSEQELYMMVEDRGKDEISAQNLMKKHEALERAVEHYADTIRQLGETARQLTLDNHDDSDQIALKQSQVEKLYAGLKDLAGERRAKLDEALQLFMLSREVDDLEQWIADREVVAGSHELGTDYDHVTLLWERFKEFSRETEACGSERVSSVNQMADSLIECGHSDSATIAEWKDGLNEAWQDLLELIETRTQMLVASRELHKFFHDCKDVLGRCLEKQHGISDELGRDAGSVSALQRKHQNFRQDLVSLQSQVQGIRDDSARLQASYAGDKAKEITNREAEVLAAWAALHADCDARNAKLADTGDLFKFFNMVRILMLWMDDVIRQMNTSEKARDVSGVELLMNNHQSLKAEIDAREDNFAACIALGKELLGRSHYASNEIKEKLISLTNQRNSLLNRWEERWENLQLILEVYQFARDAAVAEGWLLAQEPYLLSQELGHSIDDVENLIKKHEAFEKSAAAQEERFSALERLTTFELRELKRRQEEEEQKRQEEIAAKTAVVSSPEDVASDRVDSQQAPEGESGKDDGQDGGRVGQHRVPPLPPVTARTQPRANKPQQPSTSGVARQKRATADGDIFEGLLVRKHEWENTTKKASNRSWDKVFVVLRVSQLVFYKDQKSAKATPDVFFKGEAPLDLRGGSSEVASDYTKKKHVFRVKLAGGAEFLFQAKDDEEMNNWVSNVKGMCDADNSAGPSRSQTLPAGERKDEPKKRSFFTLKKN, encoded by the exons ATGACGACCGACATCAGCATGGTCCGCTGGGACCCCAGCCAGCAGCAGGAGATCGTCGATGACTTTGAGTACGACGGCGGAAACTCGTCCTCCAGACTCTTCGAACGCTCCAGAATCAAAGCCCTCGccg acgagcgagagagcgtACAGAAGAAGACGTTCCAGAAATGGGTCAACTCGCACCTGGTGCGCGTCAATTGCCGCATCGGCGACCTCTACGTGGACATGCGCGACGGAAAAATGCTGATCAAGCTGCTTGAAGTTCTGTCCGGCGAACGCCTC CCGAGGCCGACCAAGGGCAAGATGCGCATCCACTGCCTGGAGAACGTGGACAAGGCGCTGCAGTTCCTCCGCGAACAGCGCGTCCACCTTGAAAACATGGGCTCGCACGACATCGTCGACGGCAACCCAAGACTCAACCTCGGCCTCATCTGGACCATCATCCTCAGGTTCCAG ATCCAAGACATCACAATCGAGGAGACAGACAACAAAGAGACAAAATCGGCCAAGGACGCGCTGCTGCTTTGGTGTCAGATGAAGACGGCCGGCTACCACAACGTGAACGTGCGCAACTTCACGACGTCGTGGCGCGACGGTTTGGCGTTCAACGCGCTGATCCACAAGCACCGTCCGGACCTGATCCAGTTCGACAAGCTGTCCAAGTCGAACGCCATGCACAACCTGAACAACGCGTTCAACGTGGCCGAGGAAAAGTTGGGGCTGACCAAGCTGCTGGACGCGGAGGACGTGTTCGTCGAGCAGCCGGACGAGAAGTCGATCATCACCTACGTCGTCACCTACTACCACTACTTCTCCAAACTGAAGCAGGAGACCGTGCAGGGCAAGCGAATCGGAAAGGTGGTCGGCATCGCCATGGACAACGACAAGATGATCGCAGAGTACGAGTCGCTCACTTCGGACCTGCTCAAGTGGATCGAGGCCACCATCGACAGCCTCGGCGACAGGAATTTCGCCAATTCGCTCACTGGCGTGCAGACCCAGCTCGCCCAGTTCAGCTCCTACCGCACAGTCGAAAAGCCCCCCAA GTTCGTGGAAAAGGGCAATTTGGAGGTGTTGCTGTTCACGCTGCAGTCGAAGATGCGTGCCAACAACCAAAAGCCGTACACGCCTCGCGAGGGCAAGATGATCTCGGACATCAACAAGGCGTGGGAGCGTCTGGAGAAGGCGGAGCACGAGCGCGAGTTGGCGCTGCGCGAGGAGCTGATCCGGCAGGAGAAGCTGGAGCAGCTGGCGGCGCGTTTCAACCGCAAGGCCAGCATGCGCGAGACCTGGCTCAGCGAGAACCAGAGGCTCGTCTCGCAGGACAATTTCGGATTCGACCTGGGAGCGGTCGAGGCCGCGGCCAAGAAGCACGAGGCCATCGAGACGGACATTCTGGCGTACGAGGAACGCGTGCAGGCCGTCGTCGCCGTCAGCCAGGAGCTCGAGGCTGAAAATTATCACGATATCGAGAGGATCAACGCCAGGAAGGACAACGTCCTCCGCCTCTGGAACTACCTGCTCGAGCTGCTGCGCGCCAGACGCGCCAGGCTCGAGATGTCCCTGCAGCTGCAGCAGAACTTCCAGGAGATGATGTACATCCTGGACTCGATGGAGGAGCTGAAGGTGCGTCTGCTGTCGGACGACTACGGCAAGCACCTGATGGGCGTGGAGGACCTCCTCCAGAAGCACGCCCTGGTCGAGGCCGACGTCAACGTGCTGGGCGAACGCGTCAAGGCCGTCGTGGAGCACTCGCAGCGCTTCGCCGCCGAGCAGGAGGACGATGCCGGCTCAGGATACAGGCCCAGCGACCCCTCGGCCGTCGTCGAACGCGTCCAGCAGCTTGAGAGCGCCTTCACCGAGCTCGTGCGGCTGGCGGTCGAGCGCCGCCTCCGCCTCGAGGAGAGCCGCAAACTGTGGCAGTTCTACTGGGACACTGCTGACGAGGAGAACTGGATCAAG GAAAAGGAGCAGATCGTGTCGACGGGCGACATCGGGCACGACCTAACGACGATCCACCTGCTGCTGTCCAAGCACAAGGCCTTGGAGAACGAGGTGAACAGCCACGAGCACCAGCTGCAGGGCGTGGTGCAGACCGGCGACGAGCTGGTGCGCCAGGGCCACTTCGGCGCCGACCGCGTGCAGGAGCGCCTCGACGAACTGGGCGCCGCGTGGCAGCACCTCGTCCAAACGGCGGCCGCCAGACGCAGACGCCTCGAGGAGGCCGTCGACTTCCACCAGTTCTTCGCCGACGCCGATGATGTGGACATTTGGATGCTCGACACGCTGCGCCTCGTGTCCAGCGAGGACGTCGGGCGCGACGAGGCCAACGTCCAGTCGCTGCTCAAGAAGCACAAAGACGTCAGCGACGAGCTCAAGGCTTACGCTGCCACTGTCGACGCCCTGAAACAGCAGGCCGCCCTCCTCGGAGAGCAGGATCGCCAGTCCGAAGTGGTGACGCAGCGTCTCGCGAGCATCGACTCGCGATACGCCGAGCTGCTGGAGCTGGCCAAGCTGAGGAAGCAGCGTCTCCTCGACGCTCTGTCGCTCTACAAGCTGCTGAGCGAGGCGGACGGCGTCGAGCAGTGGCTCGGCGAGAAGCAGCGCATGCTCGCCACCATGGTGCCTGCTAAGGACGTAGAAGACGTCGAAATCATGCGACACAG ATATGACGGCTTTGACAAGGAGATGAACGCAAACGCGTCTCGCGTAGCGGTGGTGAACCAGTTGGCGCGGCAGCTGCTGCACGTGGAGCACCCAGACTCCGCTCGCATCGTGGCCCGGCAGAACGAGCTGAACCACGGCTGGGCTGAGCTGCGCGAGCGCGCCGACGCCAAGCGCGAGGAGCTGGCGTCCGCGCACGGCGTGCAGACCTTCCACGTCGAGTGCCGCGAGACGCTGCTCTGGATCGAGGACAAGAAGCGCATTCTGCAGAGCACCGACGCCCTCGAGATGGATTTGACCGGAATAATGACCCTGCAGAGACGTCTCTCCGGCATGGAGCGTGACCTGGCGGCCATTCAGGCCAAGTTGAACTCCCTGGAGGCCGAGGCCCAGCACATCGAGCTGGAGCATCCTGAAGAGGCGCCGCTCGTCCAGGAACGCATCACGCAGATCAGACAGGTTTGGGAGCAGCTGACGCACATGCTGAAGGAGCGTGACGCCAAGCTGGAGGACGCTGGTGACTTGCACCGCTTCCTGCGCGACCTGGACCACTTCCAGGCGTGGCTGACCAAGTCTCAGACGGAGATCGCCTCCGAGGACAGCCCCAGTTCGCTGGCCGAGGCCGAAAAGCTGCTCAGCCAGCACCAGAGCATCCGCGAGGAGATCGACAACTACACCGACGACTATACTACCATGATGAAGTACGGAGAGAACATCACCGCG GAGCCCTCGACGCAGGACGACCCGCAGTACATGTTCCTGCGCGAGCGTCTGAAGGCGCTCAAGGACGGATGGGAGGAGCTGCACCAGATGTGGGAGAACAGGCAGAAGCACTTGTCCGAGTCGCTCAACCTGCAGATGTTCCTGCGCGACGCCAAGCAGGCCGAGGTGCTCCTTTCCCAACAGGAGCACATCCTCAGCAAGGCTGAAACTCCG gTGAATTTGGAGCAGGCCGAGAACATGATGAAGCGTCACGAGGCGTTCATCACGACGGTGGAGGCGAACGACGAGAAGATCAACGCCGTGTGCCAGTTCGCCGGGCGCCTGTGCGACGAGGGCCACCCCGCGGCCGACAAGATTCAGGCCAAGGCCGAGGACATCGCCGACAGACGCGGCGCCAACAGACAGAAGGCGCTGGCCCAGCTGGAAAGGCTGCGCGACCAGCTCCTCCTCAGACAATTCCTGCAGGACTGCGAAGAACTTGGAGAATGG GTTCAAGAAAAGAACATCACTGCGCAGGACGAGACTTACCGCAGCGCGAAGACGGTGCACTCGAAGTGGACGCGTCACCAGGCGTTCGAGGCGGAGATCGCGGCCAACAAGGAGCGGCTGCTGCGCGTGCAGGAGGCCGGCCAGCAGCTGATGCGCGACAAGCCCGAGATGGCCGAGCTGGTGCTGCCCAAGACGCAGGAGCTGGGCGCCCAGTTCTCGGACCTCGAGTCGGCCACCAAGGAGAAGGGCGAGCGGCTGTTCGACGCCAACCGAGAGGTGTTGCTCCACCAGACGTGCGACGACATCGACTCGTGGATGAACGACCTCGAGAAGCAGATCGAGCAGGACGACACCGGCTCCGATCTCGCGTCCGTCAACATTCTGATGCAGAAGCAGCAAATGATCGAGACCCAGATGGCCGTCAAGGCGAGACAGGTGTCCGAGCTGGAGCAGCAGACGGACTACCTCCAGCGGACGGTGCCCGAGGACAAGCTGGACGAGATGAAGCTGAAGAAGGCGAGCGTCGAGAGCCGGTTCGAGCGGCTCAAGGCGCCCCTGGTGGAGCGGCAGGTGCAGCTGGAGAAGAAGAAGGAGGCGTTCCAGTTCCGGCGGGACGTGGAGGACGAGCGGCTGTGGATCGCCGAGAAGATGCCGCAGGCGACGTCGTCCGAGCTGGGCACCAGCCTCTTCAACGTGCACATGCTGAAGAAGAAGAACCAGTCGCTGCGCACCGAGATCGACAACCACGAGCCGAGGGTGCAGCTCGTGTGCTCCAACGGCCGCAAGCTGATCGACGAGGACCACGCCGACGCCGGCGAGTTCTCGCGCCTCATCGACGACCTGCTGCAGCACTGGCAGGAGCTGAGGGACGCCCTCGAGGCCCGCCGCACCCGCCTCCTCCGCTCGGAGCGCGTGCAGCAGTACCTGTTCGACGCCGGCGAGGCCGAGGCCTGGATGAGCGAGCAGGAGCTCTACATGATGGTCGAGGACCGCGGCAAGGACGAGATCTCCGCGCAGAACCTCATGAAGAAGCACGAGGCCCTCGAAAGGGCCGTCGAGCACTACGCCGACACCATCAGGCAGCTCGGCGAGACCGCCAGGCAGCTCACACTCGACAACCACGACGACAG TGATCAAATCGCCCTGAAGCAGTCGCAGGTGGAGAAGCTGTACGCCGGTCTGAAGGACCTGGCCGGCGAGAGGAGGGCCAAGCTGGACGAGGCACTGCAGCTGTTCATGCTGAGCAGGGAGGTCGACGACCTCGAACAGTGGATTGCCGACAGAGAGGTGGTGGCCGGCAGCCACGAACTCGGCACCGACTACGACCACGTCACT cTGTTGTGGGAGCGTTTCAAGGAGTTCTCGCGCGAGACAGAGGCGTGCGGCTCGGAGAGAGTGTCCAGCGTGAACCAGATGGCGGACAGCCTGATCGAGTGCGGCCACTCGGACAGCGCGACCATCGCCGAGTGGAAGGACGGGCTGAACGAGGCGTGGCAGGACCTGCTCGAGTTGATCGAGACGCGCACCCAGATGCTGGTGGCGTCGCGCGAGCTGCACAAGTTCTTCCACGACTGCAAGGACGTGCTCGGCCGCTGCCTCGAGAAGCAGCACGGCATCTCCGACGAACTCGGACGCGACGCTGGATCG gTTTCAGCGCTGCAGCGGAAGCACCAGAACTTCCGTCAGGACCTGGTGTCGCTGCAGTCGCAGGTGCAGGGCATCCGGGACGACTCTGCTCGTCTGCAGGCGTCGTACGCCGGCGACAAGGCCAAGGAGATCACGAACCGCGAGGCCGAGGTGCTCGCCGCCTGGGCCGCCCTGCACGCTGACTGCGACGCCAGAAACGCCAAGCTGGCCGACACCGGCGACCTCTTCAAATTCTTTAACATGGTGCGCATCCTCATGCTCTGGATGGACGACGTCATCAGGCAGATGAACACGTCCGAGAAAGCCAG ggACGTGAGTGGAGTTGAACTGCTGATGAACAACCACCAGAGCCTCAAGGCCGAGATCGACGCCAGGGAGGACAATTTCGCCGCGTGCATCGCGCTCGGCAAGGAACTGCTCGGCCGCAGTCACTATGCTTCTAATGAG aTCAAGGAAAAACTCATATCACTGACCAACCAGAGAAACTCGCTCCTCAACAGGTGGGAGGAACGCTGGGAAAATCTCCAACTCA TCCTGGAGGTTTACCAGTTCGCGAGAGACGCTGCTGTCGCGGAGGGTTGGCTCCTAGCACAAGAACCGTACCTGCTGAGCCAGGAATTGGGC CACTCGATCGACGACgtcgaaaatttgattaagaAACACGAGGCGTTCGAGAAATCCGCCGCTGCCCAGGAGGAACGTTTCAGTGCCCTCGAGCGGCTGACCACg TTTGAGCTGCGAGAGCTGAAGAGGCggcaggaggaggaggaacAGAAGAGACAGGAGGAAATCGCGGCCAAGACGGCCGTTGTCAGCTCGCCAGAAGATGTCGCCTCCGACAG AGTGGACAGCCAGCAGGCCCCCGAAGGCGAAAGCGGCAAGGACGACGGACAAGATG GAGGTCGAGTCGGGCAGCACCGCGTGCCTCCCCTTCCTCCGGTGACGGCTCGCACGCAGCCACGAGCTAACAAACCGCAGCAACCCTCGACCAGTGGCGTTGCCCGCCAGA AGCGCGCCACCGCCGACGGAGACATCTTCGAGGGACTCCTCGTGCGCAAGCACGAGTGGGAAAACACCACCAAGAAGGCCAGCAACAG GTCTTGGGACAAGGTGTTCGTGGTGCTGCGCGTGTCGCAGCTCGTCTTCTACAAGGACCAGAAGAGCGCCAAGGCCACGCCCGACGTGTTCTTCAAGGGCGAGGCGCCGCTCGACCTGCGCGGCGGCTCGAGCGAGGTGGCCAGCGACTACACCAAGAAGAAGCACGTCTTCAGAGTCAA gCTGGCCGGAGGGGCTGAGTTCCTGTTCCAGGCCAAGGACGACGAGGAGATGAACAATTGGGTGAGCAACGTCAAAGGAATGTGTGATGCCGACAACTCGGCCGGGCCCTCCCGCTCGCAGACCCTGCCAGCTGGCGAGCGCAAGGACGAGCCCAAGAAGCGAAGCTTCTTCACCTTGAAGAAAAA CTAA